A window of the Halichoerus grypus chromosome 2, mHalGry1.hap1.1, whole genome shotgun sequence genome harbors these coding sequences:
- the TSPOAP1 gene encoding peripheral-type benzodiazepine receptor-associated protein 1 isoform X3 yields MEQLTPLPRLGDPRAMEPWALPAWQSWTPGQGRKPGGASPSIADTPAALQGGGLRPEESSEPEGAQSPGAMGGIDAEGTKTGLPGLRHQAASSRPSCPRLEDEEVEALPKGKLNMGCGDRPNPELLRALGELQQRCAMLKEENQMLRKSSFPETEEKVRRLKRKNAQLAVIAKRLEERARKLQETNLKVVSAPVPRPGASLELCRKALAHQRARDLNETASALLAKDKQIAALQRECRELQARLTLAGKEGPQWLHVRDFDRLLRESQREVLRLQRQIALRNQQEPSAPPRPPGPAAPARVGAPAPGAPGEATAQEDVENPPVVLGEPERQQRVRQLESELSKKRKKCESLEQEARKKQRRCEELELQLREAQNENARLVEENSRLSGRATEKEQVEWENAELRGQLLGVTQERDSALRKSQGLQSKLESLEQVLKHMREVAQRRQQLEVEHEQARLSLQEKQEEVRRLQQAQAEAKREHEGAVQLLESTLDSMQVRVRELEEQCRTQTERFSLLAQELQAFRLHPGPLDLLTSALGYSTLGEHPPPPCCCSTPQPCRGSGPKDLDLPPGSPGRCTPKSSEPAPATVTGVPRRTAKKAESLSNSSRSESIHNSPKSCPTPEVLSLPSPSSGSSGSSWKPACFAIGPGSRRALAPSVCPQVDTASEVEELEADSVSLLPAAPEGSRGGARIQVFLARYSYNPFEGPNENPEAELPLTAGEYIYVYGSMDEDGFFEGELMDGRRGLVPSNFVERVSDDDLLTSLPPELADLSHSSGPELSFLSGGGGGSSSGGQSSGGRSRPRPEDEAAGDELSLSPQPEGPGGPPAVPYPRSLVVLRQLAHSVVLAWEPPPERVELRGYHIGVNGELRQALGPGVPPKAVLENLDLRAGPVRVSVQALTSQGSSDPLRCCLALGPRAGVGPSQLRVRRLTATSAEITWVPGNSNLAHAVYLNGEECPPARPSTYWATFCHLRPGTLYQARVEAQLPARESWEPGWERPEQRAATLQFTTLPAGPPDAPLDVQIELGPSPGVLIISWLPVTIDAAGTSNGVRVTGYAIYADGQKIMEVASPTAGSVLVELSQLRLLQVCCQVAVRTMSPHGESADSIPAPVPPALVAACLPATVSCPSPRPGSEARPPLAPASPGPGDPSSPLRRPDPRGTREPPGGPPAGETPKGSHEDPPAPCSQEEAGAAVLGASEDGRASEPTVGDRAPDPAASPLAQEEALPAPCSTQGALAQQVPCAEACRGGDSGSGLRPRAEREDAAELGGRLVNSLVDHGRNSDLSDIQEEEEEEEEELGSRTCSFQKQPQPQPDPFCEADSDEEILEQILELPLQQFRSKKLFSIPEEEEEEDEEDEEEEEEEEEEEEEKPGAGCSSRDPGPPEPAALGLGCDSGQPRGPGPCPLSPGPCRAGDRLEDMPGLVGGSSRRRASGSPEKPPNRRRSPDPREHCSRLLSNGGPQAPGRPGPSRERGSPPVGEGSKGVPEAAGRGRPPPSRRCSRGRAPESSLASCLSPKCLEISIEYDSEDEQEAGSGGISITSSCYLGDGEAWGTAPVGRSRGPLKANSGPNPYPRLLAWEKGEPERRGHSATGRAKEPLSRAAETGEPRGQDSSGRRGPPRRGAQAPRACATELAPLRSPPEGALLYQDLPVRVFMALFDYDPVSMSPNPDAGEEELPFREGQILKVFGDKDADGFYRGEGGGRMGYIPCNMVVEVAVGSPAERQQLLQHGCLSPDVLTEGSGNVYSTAHTAGPPPKPRRSKKAEAESPARPCAGHTQHVSSASLKSPRTMVAAFDYNPRESSPNMDVEAELPFRAGDVITVFGDMDDDGFYYGELNGQRGLVPSNFLEGPGPEASDREPGTPQAESQRTRRRRVQC; encoded by the exons ATGGAGCAACTGACACCCCTCCCACGGCTGGGGGACCCCAGAGCCATGGAGCCATGGGCCCTGCCCGCCTGGCAGAGCTGGACTCCGGGCCAGGGGCGCAAACCTGGAGGCGCAAGCCCAAGCATAGCTGATACTCCGGCAGCTCTGCAGGGTGGAGGGCTGAGGCCCGAGGAGAGCTCTGAGCCTGAGGGAGCCCAGAGCCCCGGGGCTATGGGGGGCATTGACGCCGAAGGAACCAAAACTGGGCTGCCCGGCCTGAGGCACCAAGCAGCGAGCTCCAGACCCAGCTGCCCGAGGCTGGAGGACGAGGAGGTGGAGGCTCTCCCTAAG GGCAAGCTGAACATGGGCTGCGGGGACAGGCCCAATCCGGAGCTGCTGAGGGCCCTGGGGGAGCTGCAGCAGCGCTGTGCCATGCTTAAGGAGGAAAATCAGATGCTG AGGAAGAGCAGCTTCCCTGAGACAGAGGAGAAGGTGCGGAGGCTGAAGCGGAAGAATGCCCAGCTGGCGGTCATTGCCAAGCGCCTGGAGGAGAGGGCCCGGAAGCTGCAGGAGACTAACCTGAAGGTG GTGAGCGCCCCTGTGCCCCGACCTGGGGCCAGCTTGGAGCTGTGCCGGAAGGCCCTGGCCCATCAGCGAGCCCGGGACCTCAATGAGACAGCCAGCGCCCTGCTCGCTAAGGACAAGCAGATCGCTGCCTTGCAGCGGGAGTGCAGGGAGCTGCAGGCCAGGCTCACTCTGGCTGGCAAG gaggGCCCCCAGTGGCTCCACGTGCGGGACTTCGACCGGCTGCTGCGCGAGTCCCAGCGGGAGGTGCTGCGGCTGCAGAGGCAGATCGCCCTGCGCAACCAGCAGGAGCCGTCGGCGCCGCCCCGGCCCCCGGGCCCCGCGGCCCCGGCCAGAGTAGGGGCGCCCGCCCCCGGGGCCCCGGGAGAG GCCACGGCCCAGGAGGATGTGGAGAACCCACCCGTGGTCCTAGGGGAGCCCGAGAGGCAGCAGAGAGTGCGGCAGCTG GAGTCAGAGCTCAGCAAGAAGCGAAAGAAATGCGAGAGCCTGGAACAGGAAGCCCGGAAAAAGCAGAGGCGATGTGAAGAGCTG GAACTGCAGCTGAGAGAAGCCCAGAATGAGAATGCCCGCCTCGTGGAGGAGAACTCTCGGCTCAGTGGGAGAGCCACAGAAAAGGAGCAG GTGGAGTGGGAGAATGCAGAGCTGAGGGGCCAGCTCCTGGGGGTGACGCAGGAGAGGGACTCGGCCCTTCGCAAGAGCCAGGGCCTGCAGAGCAAGCTGGAGAGCCTGGAGCAGGTGCTGAAG CACATGCGGGAGGTGGCCCAGCGGAGGCAGCAGCTGGAGGTGGAGCATGAGCAGGCCCGGCTCAGCCtgcaggagaagcaggaggaggtcCGGAGGCTGCAGCag GCCCAGGCAGAAGCCAAGAGGGAACATGAAGGGGCCGTGCAGCTGCTGGAG TCGACCCTGGATTCCATGCAG GTCCGGGTTCGAGAGCTGGAGGAGCAGTGCCGCACCCAAACAGAGCGCTTCAGCCTCCTGGCACAGGAGCTCCAGGCCTTCCGCCTGCACCCTGGCCCCTTGGATCTACTCACCTCTGCCCTGGGCTACAGTACCCTTGgggagcaccccccacccccctgctgcTGCTCTACTCCCCAGCCCTGCCGGGGATCCGGCCCCAAAG ACCTTGATCTCCCTCCGGGCTCCCCTGGGCGCTGTACCCCAAAGTCTTCTGAGCCTGCCCCTGCCACTGTTACCGGGGTCCCTCGAAGGACGGCCAAGAAGGCAGAGTCCCTCTCCAACTCCTCTCGCTCTGAATCCATCCACAACAGCCCCAAGTCATGCCCCACGCCTGAG gtgctctctctcccttctccaagcAGTGGGTCCTCTGGCTCATCCTGGAAACCTGCCTGCTTTGCCATTGGCCCTGGGTCCCGAAGAGCACTGGCCCCTTCTGTTTGCCCACAGGTGGACACGGCCAGTGAGGTGGaagagctggaggcagacagTGTCTCCCTGCTCCCAGCGGCACCCGAGGGCAGCCGGGGAGGAGCCAGGATCCAGGTCTTCCTAGCACGCTATAG CTACAACCCGTTCGAGGGCCCCAATGAGAACCCAGAGGCGGAGCTTCCTCTTACTGCTGGCGAGTACATCTACGTCTATGGCAGCATGGATGAGGATGGCTTTTTTGAAG gGGAGCTCATGGATGGCCGAAGGGGCCTGGTCCCTTCCAATTTTGTAGAGCGTGTGTCCGACGATGACCTCCTGACCTCCCTCCCTCCGGAGCTGGCCGATCTGTCCCACAGCTCGGGCCCTGAACTCAGTTTCCTGAGTGGAGGTGGGGGCGGCAGCAGCAGCGGGGGCCAGAGCAGCGGGGGCCGCAGCCGGCCCAGACCCGAGGACGAGGCTGCAGGGGACGAGCTCAGTCTGAGCCCCCAGCCTGAGGGCCCGGGCGGGCCCCCGGCTGTGCCTTACCCCCGCAGTCTGGTGGTCCTCAGGCAGCTGGCCCACAGTGTGGTGCTGGCCTGGGAGCCGCCTCCGGAGCGAGTGGAGCTACGTGGCTACCACATCGGCGTGAATGGGGAGCTGCGTCAGGCCCTGGGGCCAGGGGTGCCCCCCAAGGCTGTGCTCGAGAACCTGGACCTGCGGGCCGGGCCCGTCCGTGTTTCTGTGCAGGCCCTGACCAGCCAGGGCAGCTCCGACCCTCTGCGTTGTTGCTTGGCGCTGGGTCCCCGAGCCGGGGTGGGACCTAGCCAGCTGCGGGTCCGTCGACTGACGGCCACGTCTGCTGAGATCACCTGGGTGCCCGGCAATAGCAACTTGGCCCATGCCGTCTACCTCAATGGGGAAGAGTGCCCCCCTGCCCGCCCCAGCACCTACTGGGCCACCTTCTGCCACCTGCGGCCCGGTACCCTCTATCAGGCCCGAGTAGAGGCTCAGCTCCCAGCTCGAGAGTCCTGGGAACCAGGCTGGGAGAGGCCGGAGCAGCGGGCCGCCACCCTGCAGTTCACCACACTCCCTGCAG GCCCGCCTGATGCCCCCCTGGATGTGCAGATTGAGCTGGGACCCTCGCCCGGAGTCCTGATCATCAGCTGGCTTCCAGTGACAATCGACGCTGCCGGCACCTCCAACGGCGTCCGGGTCACAGGCTATGCCATCTATGCTGACGGGCAGAAG atCATGGAGGTGGCCTCGCCCACGGCGGGCAGCGTGCTGGTGGAGCTGTCCCAGCTGCGGCTGCTGCAGGTGTGCTGCCAGGTGGCCGTGCGCACCATGTCGCCCCATGGCGAGTCGGCCGACTCCATTCCAGCTCCTGTCCCCCCGGCCCTGGTGGCAGCCTGCCTGCCAGCCACGGTCTCCTGCCCCTCACCACGGCCAGGCTCCGAGGCCAGACCACCCCTTGCTCCGGCCTCCCCTGGGCCTGGAGACCCCAGCTCTCCCCTCCGGCGCCCTGACCCCCGTGGAACTCGAGAGCCCCCCGGGGGTCCCCCTGCCGGAGAGACACCAAAAGGATCTCACGAGGATCCCCCGGCACCTTGCTCGCAG gaggaggctggggcagcTGTGCTGGGTGCCTCAGAGGATGGGAGGGCCAGCGAGCCCACCGTGGGCGACAGAGCTCCCGACCCTGCAGCCTCGCCACTGGCCCAGGAAGAGGCTCTCCCAGCACCCTGCTCCACCCAGGGAGCCCTGGCCCAGCAGGTGCCCTGTGCTGAGGCCTGCCGCGGAGGAGACTCAGGGTCTGGGCTGAGGCCCAGGGCTGAG AGGGAGGACGCAGCAGAGCTCGGGGGCCGTCTGGTGAACTCCCTTGTGGACCATGGCCGCAACTCAGATCTCTCAGACATtcaagaagaggaggaggaggaggaagaggagctgggTTCCAGGACTTGTTCTTTCCAGAAGCAG ccccagccccagcctgaccCCTTCTGTGAGGCTGACAGCGACGAGGAGATCTTGGAGCAGATCCTGGAGCTGCCCCTCCAGCAGTTCCGCAGCAAGAAGCTTTTTAGCAtccccgaggaggaggaggaggaggacgaggaggacgaggaggaggaggaggaggaggaggaggaagaggaggagaagccaGGGGCAGGCTGTTCTTCCCGAGACCCCGGCCCACCTGAGCCGGCGGCGCTGGGGCTGGGCTGTGACAGTGGTCAGCCTCGAGGACCTGGCCCGTGTCCCTTGTCTCCAGGGCCCTGCAGGGCTGGGGACCGCCTGGAAGACATGCCTGGACTAGTGGGTGGAAGCAGCCGGAGGCGAGCAAGTGGCTCCCCCGAGAAGCCCCCAAACCGCAGGCGGTCCCCAGACCCCCGTGAACACTGCAGCCGACTTCTCAGCAACGGCGGGCCCCAGGCCCCTGGACGACCGGGCCCCTCACGGGAGAGGGGCAGCCCCCCTGTGGGCGAGGGGAGCAAGGGTGTGCCAGAGGCTGCTGGGAGAGGGCGGCCGCCCCCTTCCCGGAGGTGCTCCCGGGGCCGAGCCCCAGAATCTAGCCTGGCCAGCTGCCTCTCCCCCAAGTGCTTGGAGATCAGCATCGAATATGATTCTGAGGATGAGCAGGAGGCAGGCAGCGGGGGCATCAGCATCACCAGCTCCTGCTACCTCGGAGATGGGGAGGCCTGGGGCACGGCCCCCGTAGGAAGGTCCAGGGGGCCTCTGAAGGCTAATTCAGGCCCCAACCCCTACCCGCGCCTTTTGGCCTGGGAGAAGGGGGAGCCAGAGCGGAGAGGCCACAGTGCGACTGGCAGAGCCAAGGAGCCACTCTCCCGG GCAGCAGAGACCGGGGAGCCCAGAGGGCAGGACAGCTCTGGGCGGAGGGGCCCCCCGCGGAGAGGGGCCCAGGCCCCCAGGGCGTGCGCCACCGAGTTGG CCCCTTTGAGGAGCCCCCCAGAAGGAGCGCTGCTTTACCAGGACCTGCCCGTCAGGGTCTTCATGGCTCTGTTTGACTATGACCCTGTGTCAATGTCACCCAACCCTGATGCTGGGGAAGAGGAGCTCCCCTTCCGGGAGGGCCAGATCCTGAAG GTGTTTGGGGACAAGGATGCCGACGGCTTCTACCGGGGCGAAGGTGGCGGCCGCATGGGCTACATCCCCTGCAACATGGTGGTCGAGGTGGCCGTGGGCAGCCCCGCGGAGAGACAGCAGCTGCTCCAGCATGGCTGTCTGTCCCCGGATGTTCTCACCGAAGGCTCAG GGAATGTGTACTCTACAGCCCACACAGCTGGGCCTCCCCCCAAGCCCCGCCGCTCCAAGAAAG CTGAGGCGGAAAGCCCTGCCCGACCCTGTGCAG GCCACACCCAGCACGTCTCCTCTGCCAGCCTAAAATCTCCCCGAACCATGGTGGCTGCATTTGACTACAACCCTCGGGAGAGCTCCCCCAACATGGACGTGGAG GCGGAGCTGCCCTTCCGGGCAGGGGACGTCATTACTGTGTTCGGGGACATGGACGATGATGGTTTCTACTAT GGGGAGCTCAATGGACAGAGGGGCCTGGTTCCATCCAACTTCCTGGAGGGCCCTGGGCCTGAGGCAAGCGACAGGGAGCCCGGGACACCCCAGGCTGAGAGCCAG AGAACGAGGAGGAGACGAGTCCAGTGCTAG
- the TSPOAP1 gene encoding peripheral-type benzodiazepine receptor-associated protein 1 isoform X4, with product MEQLTPLPRLGDPRAMEPWALPAWQSWTPGQGRKPGGASPSIADTPAALQGGGLRPEESSEPEGAQSPGAMGGIDAEGTKTGLPGLRHQAASSRPSCPRLEDEEVEALPKGKLNMGCGDRPNPELLRALGELQQRCAMLKEENQMLRKSSFPETEEKVRRLKRKNAQLAVIAKRLEERARKLQETNLKVVSAPVPRPGASLELCRKALAHQRARDLNETASALLAKDKQIAALQRECRELQARLTLAGKEGPQWLHVRDFDRLLRESQREVLRLQRQIALRNQQEPSAPPRPPGPAAPARVGAPAPGAPGEATAQEDVENPPVVLGEPERQQRVRQLESELSKKRKKCESLEQEARKKQRRCEELELQLREAQNENARLVEENSRLSGRATEKEQVEWENAELRGQLLGVTQERDSALRKSQGLQSKLESLEQVLKHMREVAQRRQQLEVEHEQARLSLQEKQEEVRRLQQAQAEAKREHEGAVQLLESTLDSMQVRVRELEEQCRTQTERFSLLAQELQAFRLHPGPLDLLTSALGYSTLGEHPPPPCCCSTPQPCRGSGPKDLDLPPGSPGRCTPKSSEPAPATVTGVPRRTAKKAESLSNSSRSESIHNSPKSCPTPEVDTASEVEELEADSVSLLPAAPEGSRGGARIQVFLARYSYNPFEGPNENPEAELPLTAGEYIYVYGSMDEDGFFEGELMDGRRGLVPSNFVERVSDDDLLTSLPPELADLSHSSGPELSFLSGGGGGSSSGGQSSGGRSRPRPEDEAAGDELSLSPQPEGPGGPPAVPYPRSLVVLRQLAHSVVLAWEPPPERVELRGYHIGVNGELRQALGPGVPPKAVLENLDLRAGPVRVSVQALTSQGSSDPLRCCLALGPRAGVGPSQLRVRRLTATSAEITWVPGNSNLAHAVYLNGEECPPARPSTYWATFCHLRPGTLYQARVEAQLPARESWEPGWERPEQRAATLQFTTLPAGPPDAPLDVQIELGPSPGVLIISWLPVTIDAAGTSNGVRVTGYAIYADGQKIMEVASPTAGSVLVELSQLRLLQVCCQVAVRTMSPHGESADSIPAPVPPALVAACLPATVSCPSPRPGSEARPPLAPASPGPGDPSSPLRRPDPRGTREPPGGPPAGETPKGSHEDPPAPCSQEEAGAAVLGASEDGRASEPTVGDRAPDPAASPLAQEEALPAPCSTQGALAQQVPCAEACRGGDSGSGLRPRAEREDAAELGGRLVNSLVDHGRNSDLSDIQEEEEEEEEELGSRTCSFQKQVVGHSIRENGAKPQPQPDPFCEADSDEEILEQILELPLQQFRSKKLFSIPEEEEEEDEEDEEEEEEEEEEEEEKPGAGCSSRDPGPPEPAALGLGCDSGQPRGPGPCPLSPGPCRAGDRLEDMPGLVGGSSRRRASGSPEKPPNRRRSPDPREHCSRLLSNGGPQAPGRPGPSRERGSPPVGEGSKGVPEAAGRGRPPPSRRCSRGRAPESSLASCLSPKCLEISIEYDSEDEQEAGSGGISITSSCYLGDGEAWGTAPVGRSRGPLKANSGPNPYPRLLAWEKGEPERRGHSATGRAKEPLSRAAETGEPRGQDSSGRRGPPRRGAQAPRACATELAPLRSPPEGALLYQDLPVRVFMALFDYDPVSMSPNPDAGEEELPFREGQILKVFGDKDADGFYRGEGGGRMGYIPCNMVVEVAVGSPAERQQLLQHGCLSPDVLTEGSGNVYSTAHTAGPPPKPRRSKKAEAESPARPCAGHTQHVSSASLKSPRTMVAAFDYNPRESSPNMDVEAELPFRAGDVITVFGDMDDDGFYYGELNGQRGLVPSNFLEGPGPEASDREPGTPQAESQRTRRRRVQC from the exons ATGGAGCAACTGACACCCCTCCCACGGCTGGGGGACCCCAGAGCCATGGAGCCATGGGCCCTGCCCGCCTGGCAGAGCTGGACTCCGGGCCAGGGGCGCAAACCTGGAGGCGCAAGCCCAAGCATAGCTGATACTCCGGCAGCTCTGCAGGGTGGAGGGCTGAGGCCCGAGGAGAGCTCTGAGCCTGAGGGAGCCCAGAGCCCCGGGGCTATGGGGGGCATTGACGCCGAAGGAACCAAAACTGGGCTGCCCGGCCTGAGGCACCAAGCAGCGAGCTCCAGACCCAGCTGCCCGAGGCTGGAGGACGAGGAGGTGGAGGCTCTCCCTAAG GGCAAGCTGAACATGGGCTGCGGGGACAGGCCCAATCCGGAGCTGCTGAGGGCCCTGGGGGAGCTGCAGCAGCGCTGTGCCATGCTTAAGGAGGAAAATCAGATGCTG AGGAAGAGCAGCTTCCCTGAGACAGAGGAGAAGGTGCGGAGGCTGAAGCGGAAGAATGCCCAGCTGGCGGTCATTGCCAAGCGCCTGGAGGAGAGGGCCCGGAAGCTGCAGGAGACTAACCTGAAGGTG GTGAGCGCCCCTGTGCCCCGACCTGGGGCCAGCTTGGAGCTGTGCCGGAAGGCCCTGGCCCATCAGCGAGCCCGGGACCTCAATGAGACAGCCAGCGCCCTGCTCGCTAAGGACAAGCAGATCGCTGCCTTGCAGCGGGAGTGCAGGGAGCTGCAGGCCAGGCTCACTCTGGCTGGCAAG gaggGCCCCCAGTGGCTCCACGTGCGGGACTTCGACCGGCTGCTGCGCGAGTCCCAGCGGGAGGTGCTGCGGCTGCAGAGGCAGATCGCCCTGCGCAACCAGCAGGAGCCGTCGGCGCCGCCCCGGCCCCCGGGCCCCGCGGCCCCGGCCAGAGTAGGGGCGCCCGCCCCCGGGGCCCCGGGAGAG GCCACGGCCCAGGAGGATGTGGAGAACCCACCCGTGGTCCTAGGGGAGCCCGAGAGGCAGCAGAGAGTGCGGCAGCTG GAGTCAGAGCTCAGCAAGAAGCGAAAGAAATGCGAGAGCCTGGAACAGGAAGCCCGGAAAAAGCAGAGGCGATGTGAAGAGCTG GAACTGCAGCTGAGAGAAGCCCAGAATGAGAATGCCCGCCTCGTGGAGGAGAACTCTCGGCTCAGTGGGAGAGCCACAGAAAAGGAGCAG GTGGAGTGGGAGAATGCAGAGCTGAGGGGCCAGCTCCTGGGGGTGACGCAGGAGAGGGACTCGGCCCTTCGCAAGAGCCAGGGCCTGCAGAGCAAGCTGGAGAGCCTGGAGCAGGTGCTGAAG CACATGCGGGAGGTGGCCCAGCGGAGGCAGCAGCTGGAGGTGGAGCATGAGCAGGCCCGGCTCAGCCtgcaggagaagcaggaggaggtcCGGAGGCTGCAGCag GCCCAGGCAGAAGCCAAGAGGGAACATGAAGGGGCCGTGCAGCTGCTGGAG TCGACCCTGGATTCCATGCAG GTCCGGGTTCGAGAGCTGGAGGAGCAGTGCCGCACCCAAACAGAGCGCTTCAGCCTCCTGGCACAGGAGCTCCAGGCCTTCCGCCTGCACCCTGGCCCCTTGGATCTACTCACCTCTGCCCTGGGCTACAGTACCCTTGgggagcaccccccacccccctgctgcTGCTCTACTCCCCAGCCCTGCCGGGGATCCGGCCCCAAAG ACCTTGATCTCCCTCCGGGCTCCCCTGGGCGCTGTACCCCAAAGTCTTCTGAGCCTGCCCCTGCCACTGTTACCGGGGTCCCTCGAAGGACGGCCAAGAAGGCAGAGTCCCTCTCCAACTCCTCTCGCTCTGAATCCATCCACAACAGCCCCAAGTCATGCCCCACGCCTGAG GTGGACACGGCCAGTGAGGTGGaagagctggaggcagacagTGTCTCCCTGCTCCCAGCGGCACCCGAGGGCAGCCGGGGAGGAGCCAGGATCCAGGTCTTCCTAGCACGCTATAG CTACAACCCGTTCGAGGGCCCCAATGAGAACCCAGAGGCGGAGCTTCCTCTTACTGCTGGCGAGTACATCTACGTCTATGGCAGCATGGATGAGGATGGCTTTTTTGAAG gGGAGCTCATGGATGGCCGAAGGGGCCTGGTCCCTTCCAATTTTGTAGAGCGTGTGTCCGACGATGACCTCCTGACCTCCCTCCCTCCGGAGCTGGCCGATCTGTCCCACAGCTCGGGCCCTGAACTCAGTTTCCTGAGTGGAGGTGGGGGCGGCAGCAGCAGCGGGGGCCAGAGCAGCGGGGGCCGCAGCCGGCCCAGACCCGAGGACGAGGCTGCAGGGGACGAGCTCAGTCTGAGCCCCCAGCCTGAGGGCCCGGGCGGGCCCCCGGCTGTGCCTTACCCCCGCAGTCTGGTGGTCCTCAGGCAGCTGGCCCACAGTGTGGTGCTGGCCTGGGAGCCGCCTCCGGAGCGAGTGGAGCTACGTGGCTACCACATCGGCGTGAATGGGGAGCTGCGTCAGGCCCTGGGGCCAGGGGTGCCCCCCAAGGCTGTGCTCGAGAACCTGGACCTGCGGGCCGGGCCCGTCCGTGTTTCTGTGCAGGCCCTGACCAGCCAGGGCAGCTCCGACCCTCTGCGTTGTTGCTTGGCGCTGGGTCCCCGAGCCGGGGTGGGACCTAGCCAGCTGCGGGTCCGTCGACTGACGGCCACGTCTGCTGAGATCACCTGGGTGCCCGGCAATAGCAACTTGGCCCATGCCGTCTACCTCAATGGGGAAGAGTGCCCCCCTGCCCGCCCCAGCACCTACTGGGCCACCTTCTGCCACCTGCGGCCCGGTACCCTCTATCAGGCCCGAGTAGAGGCTCAGCTCCCAGCTCGAGAGTCCTGGGAACCAGGCTGGGAGAGGCCGGAGCAGCGGGCCGCCACCCTGCAGTTCACCACACTCCCTGCAG GCCCGCCTGATGCCCCCCTGGATGTGCAGATTGAGCTGGGACCCTCGCCCGGAGTCCTGATCATCAGCTGGCTTCCAGTGACAATCGACGCTGCCGGCACCTCCAACGGCGTCCGGGTCACAGGCTATGCCATCTATGCTGACGGGCAGAAG atCATGGAGGTGGCCTCGCCCACGGCGGGCAGCGTGCTGGTGGAGCTGTCCCAGCTGCGGCTGCTGCAGGTGTGCTGCCAGGTGGCCGTGCGCACCATGTCGCCCCATGGCGAGTCGGCCGACTCCATTCCAGCTCCTGTCCCCCCGGCCCTGGTGGCAGCCTGCCTGCCAGCCACGGTCTCCTGCCCCTCACCACGGCCAGGCTCCGAGGCCAGACCACCCCTTGCTCCGGCCTCCCCTGGGCCTGGAGACCCCAGCTCTCCCCTCCGGCGCCCTGACCCCCGTGGAACTCGAGAGCCCCCCGGGGGTCCCCCTGCCGGAGAGACACCAAAAGGATCTCACGAGGATCCCCCGGCACCTTGCTCGCAG gaggaggctggggcagcTGTGCTGGGTGCCTCAGAGGATGGGAGGGCCAGCGAGCCCACCGTGGGCGACAGAGCTCCCGACCCTGCAGCCTCGCCACTGGCCCAGGAAGAGGCTCTCCCAGCACCCTGCTCCACCCAGGGAGCCCTGGCCCAGCAGGTGCCCTGTGCTGAGGCCTGCCGCGGAGGAGACTCAGGGTCTGGGCTGAGGCCCAGGGCTGAG AGGGAGGACGCAGCAGAGCTCGGGGGCCGTCTGGTGAACTCCCTTGTGGACCATGGCCGCAACTCAGATCTCTCAGACATtcaagaagaggaggaggaggaggaagaggagctgggTTCCAGGACTTGTTCTTTCCAGAAGCAGGTTGTTGGCCACAGCATCAGGGAGAATGGGGCCAAG ccccagccccagcctgaccCCTTCTGTGAGGCTGACAGCGACGAGGAGATCTTGGAGCAGATCCTGGAGCTGCCCCTCCAGCAGTTCCGCAGCAAGAAGCTTTTTAGCAtccccgaggaggaggaggaggaggacgaggaggacgaggaggaggaggaggaggaggaggaggaagaggaggagaagccaGGGGCAGGCTGTTCTTCCCGAGACCCCGGCCCACCTGAGCCGGCGGCGCTGGGGCTGGGCTGTGACAGTGGTCAGCCTCGAGGACCTGGCCCGTGTCCCTTGTCTCCAGGGCCCTGCAGGGCTGGGGACCGCCTGGAAGACATGCCTGGACTAGTGGGTGGAAGCAGCCGGAGGCGAGCAAGTGGCTCCCCCGAGAAGCCCCCAAACCGCAGGCGGTCCCCAGACCCCCGTGAACACTGCAGCCGACTTCTCAGCAACGGCGGGCCCCAGGCCCCTGGACGACCGGGCCCCTCACGGGAGAGGGGCAGCCCCCCTGTGGGCGAGGGGAGCAAGGGTGTGCCAGAGGCTGCTGGGAGAGGGCGGCCGCCCCCTTCCCGGAGGTGCTCCCGGGGCCGAGCCCCAGAATCTAGCCTGGCCAGCTGCCTCTCCCCCAAGTGCTTGGAGATCAGCATCGAATATGATTCTGAGGATGAGCAGGAGGCAGGCAGCGGGGGCATCAGCATCACCAGCTCCTGCTACCTCGGAGATGGGGAGGCCTGGGGCACGGCCCCCGTAGGAAGGTCCAGGGGGCCTCTGAAGGCTAATTCAGGCCCCAACCCCTACCCGCGCCTTTTGGCCTGGGAGAAGGGGGAGCCAGAGCGGAGAGGCCACAGTGCGACTGGCAGAGCCAAGGAGCCACTCTCCCGG GCAGCAGAGACCGGGGAGCCCAGAGGGCAGGACAGCTCTGGGCGGAGGGGCCCCCCGCGGAGAGGGGCCCAGGCCCCCAGGGCGTGCGCCACCGAGTTGG CCCCTTTGAGGAGCCCCCCAGAAGGAGCGCTGCTTTACCAGGACCTGCCCGTCAGGGTCTTCATGGCTCTGTTTGACTATGACCCTGTGTCAATGTCACCCAACCCTGATGCTGGGGAAGAGGAGCTCCCCTTCCGGGAGGGCCAGATCCTGAAG GTGTTTGGGGACAAGGATGCCGACGGCTTCTACCGGGGCGAAGGTGGCGGCCGCATGGGCTACATCCCCTGCAACATGGTGGTCGAGGTGGCCGTGGGCAGCCCCGCGGAGAGACAGCAGCTGCTCCAGCATGGCTGTCTGTCCCCGGATGTTCTCACCGAAGGCTCAG GGAATGTGTACTCTACAGCCCACACAGCTGGGCCTCCCCCCAAGCCCCGCCGCTCCAAGAAAG CTGAGGCGGAAAGCCCTGCCCGACCCTGTGCAG GCCACACCCAGCACGTCTCCTCTGCCAGCCTAAAATCTCCCCGAACCATGGTGGCTGCATTTGACTACAACCCTCGGGAGAGCTCCCCCAACATGGACGTGGAG GCGGAGCTGCCCTTCCGGGCAGGGGACGTCATTACTGTGTTCGGGGACATGGACGATGATGGTTTCTACTAT GGGGAGCTCAATGGACAGAGGGGCCTGGTTCCATCCAACTTCCTGGAGGGCCCTGGGCCTGAGGCAAGCGACAGGGAGCCCGGGACACCCCAGGCTGAGAGCCAG AGAACGAGGAGGAGACGAGTCCAGTGCTAG